The window CATTCGCGGGTTCAATTGGCCCCAGACGTCATCCGACAATCCGGTCCAAAACAGTTGTCCCGGCGCCCCGAACCCGCTAAAAACCTCGCCGCACCTCATGGCCACTCATCAATACCTCACCGCTCCCATCAGGACCTCCGGCATGCCGCCGGGCGTCCCGTACATCATCGGCAACGAAGCCGCCGAACGCTTCAGCGCAATGGCGCCAAGTCAGATGCCCCAAGCTTGAGGCACTTCGGATCAAGACCCAATCCTGCATGACACTCATTGACGAACGCGCAAAGTGGTTTGGCCACCCGCGAGGGCTGGCGACACTGTTCTTTACCGAGATGTGGGA of the Verrucomicrobiota bacterium genome contains:
- a CDS encoding POT family MFS transporter, with protein sequence MATHQYLTAPIRTSGMPPGVPYIIGNEAAERFSAMAPSQMPQA